One window from the genome of Bacillus weihaiensis encodes:
- a CDS encoding UDP-N-acetylglucosamine 1-carboxyvinyltransferase: MEKLKIAGGDLLQGTVSISGAKNSAVALIPATILAKSPVTIEGLPNISDVNILGDLLEEIGGKVELTNNEMVVDPSEMISMPLPNGKVKKLRASYYLMGAMLGRFKKAVIGLPGGCHLGPRPIDQHIKGFEALGAKVTNEQGAIYLRADELKGARIYLDVVSVGATINIMLAAVLAKGRTIIENAAKEPEIIDVATLLSSMGAKIKGAGTDVIRIDGVEELHGCRHSIIPDRIEAGTYMIIGAAMGREVMIDNVIPLHLESLIAKLREMGMHIETSNDQILLVGGQKELKAVDIKTLVYPGFPTDLQQPFTSFLTKATGTSVVTDTIYSARFKHIDELRRMGATIKVEGRSAIVTGPTTLQGAKVKASDLRAGAALVCAGLMAEGVTEITGLEHIDRGYSQLEEKLTGLGATIWREKMTEKEIEQLQSS, translated from the coding sequence ATGGAAAAGTTAAAAATAGCTGGTGGAGATTTATTACAGGGTACTGTATCAATAAGTGGAGCGAAAAACAGTGCAGTAGCACTTATTCCTGCAACAATATTGGCTAAATCTCCTGTTACAATTGAAGGATTACCAAACATATCTGATGTAAATATATTAGGTGATTTGCTCGAAGAAATTGGTGGTAAAGTTGAACTGACAAACAACGAGATGGTTGTCGATCCATCTGAAATGATTTCTATGCCATTACCAAATGGTAAGGTGAAGAAGCTAAGAGCCTCTTATTATTTAATGGGGGCGATGCTAGGTCGATTTAAAAAAGCAGTGATTGGACTTCCTGGTGGATGTCACCTTGGACCACGACCTATCGATCAGCATATTAAAGGATTTGAAGCCCTCGGTGCAAAAGTAACAAATGAACAAGGTGCAATCTATTTAAGAGCTGATGAGTTAAAGGGTGCACGTATTTATTTAGATGTTGTGAGTGTTGGTGCGACAATTAATATTATGCTTGCTGCTGTGTTAGCGAAAGGTCGTACTATTATTGAAAATGCAGCAAAAGAGCCTGAAATTATCGATGTTGCTACATTGCTATCTAGTATGGGTGCGAAAATTAAAGGTGCTGGTACAGATGTGATTAGAATTGACGGAGTAGAAGAGCTGCATGGCTGCCGTCACTCTATTATTCCTGATCGTATTGAAGCGGGTACTTATATGATCATTGGTGCTGCGATGGGGAGAGAGGTTATGATTGATAATGTTATTCCTCTTCATCTTGAATCTCTTATTGCTAAGCTAAGAGAGATGGGCATGCACATTGAAACAAGTAATGATCAAATCTTACTTGTAGGTGGCCAAAAGGAACTAAAAGCGGTAGATATTAAAACACTAGTATACCCAGGTTTTCCTACAGATCTTCAACAACCTTTTACTTCTTTCCTAACGAAAGCAACAGGAACGAGTGTTGTAACAGATACAATCTATTCTGCGCGTTTTAAACATATTGATGAACTTCGTAGAATGGGTGCAACCATCAAAGTCGAAGGCAGATCTGCAATTGTTACAGGTCCGACGACACTGCAGGGTGCGAAGGTAAAGGCAAGTGATTTACGTGCAGGTGCTGCTTTGGTGTGTGCAGGCTTAATGGCAGAGGGTGTTACAGAAATAACAGGTTTAGAACATATTGATCGTGGCTATAGTCAATTAGAAGAAAAACTAACAGGCTTGGGAGCGACAATTTGGCGCGAGAAAATGACAGAAAAAGAAATAGAGCAACTTCAAAGCTCTTAA
- a CDS encoding response regulator, whose amino-acid sequence MEKEKILIVDDQYGIRILLNEVFHKEGYRTFQAANGYQALEIVEQHSPDLVLLDMKIPGMDGIEILKRMKVKDADIRVIIMTAYGELDMIQEAKDLGALTHFAKPFDIDEIRAAVRKYLPLKAN is encoded by the coding sequence ATGGAAAAAGAAAAGATTTTAATCGTTGACGACCAGTATGGGATCCGAATTTTACTTAATGAAGTGTTCCACAAGGAAGGTTACAGAACGTTTCAAGCAGCAAATGGCTATCAAGCACTTGAAATTGTAGAACAGCATTCTCCGGACTTAGTTCTATTAGATATGAAAATACCGGGTATGGATGGAATTGAAATTTTAAAAAGAATGAAGGTAAAAGATGCTGATATCCGAGTCATTATTATGACAGCCTATGGTGAATTAGATATGATTCAAGAGGCGAAGGATCTAGGAGCATTAACTCACTTTGCAAAGCCGTTTGATATTGATGAAATTCGCGCAGCAGTTCGTAAGTATTTACCACTTAAAGCCAACTAA
- a CDS encoding class II fructose-bisphosphate aldolase — protein MPLVSMTEMLNKAKDNGYAVGQFNLNNLEFTQAILQAAQEEKSPVILGVSEGAARYMGGFKTVVKMVEGLLEDYSITVPVAIHLDHGSSFDKCKEAIDAGFTSVMIDASHHPFEENIETTSKVVEYAHSKGVSVEAELGTVGGQEDDVIAEGVIYADPKECDELVKRTGIDCLAPALGSVHGPYKGEPNLGFAEMEEIANLTGMPLVLHGGTGIPTKDIQKAVSFGTAKINVNTENQIASAKVVRQVLADKPEEYDPRKYLGPARDAIKETVIGKMREFGSSNQA, from the coding sequence ATGCCTTTAGTTTCAATGACAGAAATGCTAAATAAAGCAAAAGACAACGGCTATGCTGTTGGGCAATTTAATCTAAACAACCTTGAGTTTACTCAAGCAATCCTACAAGCGGCACAAGAAGAGAAGTCACCAGTTATTCTTGGTGTATCTGAAGGGGCAGCTCGTTACATGGGCGGATTCAAAACGGTTGTAAAAATGGTAGAAGGTCTTCTTGAAGACTACAGCATTACTGTACCTGTAGCGATTCACCTTGACCATGGTTCAAGCTTCGACAAATGTAAAGAAGCAATTGATGCTGGATTTACATCTGTAATGATCGATGCTTCACACCACCCATTCGAAGAGAATATTGAAACAACTTCTAAAGTTGTTGAGTATGCTCACTCAAAAGGTGTTTCTGTAGAAGCTGAACTTGGAACTGTTGGTGGCCAAGAAGATGACGTTATCGCTGAGGGCGTTATCTATGCTGATCCAAAAGAGTGTGATGAGTTAGTTAAACGTACTGGTATTGACTGTTTAGCTCCTGCACTTGGTTCAGTTCACGGACCATACAAAGGTGAGCCAAACTTAGGGTTCGCTGAAATGGAAGAAATTGCAAACTTAACTGGTATGCCATTAGTACTTCACGGAGGAACTGGAATCCCAACTAAGGATATCCAAAAAGCTGTTTCTTTCGGAACTGCGAAAATCAACGTAAACACTGAAAACCAAATTGCATCTGCAAAGGTTGTTCGTCAAGTGTTAGCTGATAAGCCTGAAGAGTACGATCCACGTAAATACTTAGGACCAGCTCGTGACGCAATTAAAGAAACTGTAATCGGCAAAATGCGCGAATTCGGTTCTTCTAACCAAGCATAA
- a CDS encoding DUF2529 family protein — protein sequence MMKIFTTQVAGHFNRILEQEEEAIEDSARLLAQALIGEGILYIHGHKELQGVLLEAKNSSEPLLRVEALLDDKGQMKRPSFEDRVLLFTYRSTDSEAISLAKKLAEERIQTVGVSANVKDEGAEHLYSITDLHIDSKLRQPLIPGEDGERYGYPALMTALYVYYALTFTMKEMLGEYNEEE from the coding sequence ATGATGAAAATTTTCACTACCCAAGTAGCTGGTCATTTTAATCGCATTCTAGAACAAGAAGAGGAAGCGATTGAAGATAGCGCACGTTTACTTGCCCAAGCGTTAATTGGTGAAGGGATATTATATATACATGGTCATAAAGAATTACAAGGTGTTTTACTTGAGGCTAAAAATAGCTCAGAGCCATTACTTCGTGTTGAAGCATTACTTGATGATAAAGGCCAAATGAAACGACCTTCCTTTGAGGATCGAGTTCTTCTTTTCACGTATCGTTCAACGGATTCAGAGGCCATTTCGTTAGCAAAAAAACTTGCAGAGGAAAGGATTCAAACTGTCGGAGTGTCTGCTAATGTTAAGGATGAAGGAGCAGAGCATCTTTATTCCATTACAGACTTACATATCGACTCAAAATTAAGGCAGCCGCTTATTCCCGGTGAGGATGGAGAACGGTACGGTTACCCAGCATTAATGACAGCTTTATATGTTTATTATGCACTAACCTTTACAATGAAAGAAATGCTAGGTGAATATAACGAAGAAGAGTAG